TCATAAACTTAAGTCCAAGTTGACTTTTGGCTATACTAAATTGACTCTTAAGTTCACGTGCTTTAGCATTTGTCTCGAGTACTCGATCTAATATACTATTAAGAGTAGTTTTACAAATAGTTACTTTACTTTCACTAAAAAATTCCTTTGGATTATCTTTGATATTTTCCCATTTTTGTCTCATTTTACTTACATTAGCTCGTGAAACACCAAGTTCTTTCGCTATTTCAGTATCATTTAATCGACCTTCATCAAAATACATGGCATAATCTTCATATGCCCTCTTTACTTTATTCATATCTCTTCAACCTTATAATTTAACAAAAATTAA
This window of the Borrelia hispanica CRI genome carries:
- a CDS encoding DUF603 domain-containing protein, giving the protein MNKVKRAYEDYAMYFDEGRLNDTEIAKELGVSRANVSKMRQKWENIKDNPKEFFSESKVTICKTTLNSILDRVLETNAKARELKSQFSIAKSQLGLKFM